One Mycolicibacterium gilvum genomic window carries:
- a CDS encoding extracellular solute-binding protein, whose protein sequence is MKRNQFARGRRRRAVALASAPLVAASLLSGCGAQSGPPTLTWYILPDNGGSVARAEQCAEASNGAYQVRIESLPSTATAQREQMVRRLAAGDSSIDLVSMDVVFTAEFANAGFLRPYTAEETSRLTAGMLPAPIETGMWEDTLYGAPYKSNAQLLWYRKSAAAAAGVDPASPTFTWDEMLKAAVGQQKKIAVQAQRYEGYTVLINALVLSGGGALLEDVEAGRDAKPSLNTPPGLKAAEIVGTLGRSPAAPTDMSNASEEQARANFQSDQGMFMVNWPYVLAAARSAAEEGTLPQEVVDDIGWARYPRVSPDMPSAPPLGGANLGIGAYTEYPEEAVALVECINAEPKATQYMLDESEPSPYAASYDNPEIRETYENADLIRESIGDGGPRPPTPFYTDISGAIQQTWHPPASVTSETPERTDQFMADVLAGRRLL, encoded by the coding sequence ATGAAACGAAATCAGTTCGCCCGCGGGCGACGGCGTCGCGCAGTCGCGCTGGCCAGTGCGCCTCTGGTGGCCGCGTCGTTGTTGTCCGGGTGCGGCGCCCAGAGCGGTCCCCCGACCTTGACGTGGTACATCCTTCCCGACAACGGCGGCTCGGTCGCGCGTGCCGAGCAGTGCGCCGAGGCGTCCAACGGCGCCTACCAGGTGCGTATCGAGTCGCTGCCGAGCACCGCGACCGCCCAGCGCGAACAGATGGTTCGCCGTCTGGCCGCCGGTGATTCGTCGATCGACCTCGTCAGCATGGACGTGGTCTTCACCGCGGAGTTCGCCAACGCCGGGTTCCTGCGCCCGTACACCGCAGAGGAGACCAGCCGGTTGACCGCCGGGATGCTGCCCGCCCCGATCGAGACCGGGATGTGGGAGGACACCCTCTACGGCGCGCCGTACAAGTCGAACGCGCAGCTGCTCTGGTACCGCAAGTCCGCGGCGGCCGCGGCCGGCGTCGACCCCGCCTCTCCGACCTTCACCTGGGACGAGATGCTCAAAGCCGCTGTGGGGCAGCAGAAGAAGATCGCGGTCCAGGCCCAGCGGTACGAGGGCTACACCGTGTTGATCAACGCCCTGGTGCTCTCGGGCGGCGGTGCGCTCCTCGAAGACGTGGAAGCCGGACGCGACGCCAAACCGTCGCTGAACACTCCGCCCGGGCTCAAGGCCGCCGAGATCGTCGGCACCCTCGGTCGCTCTCCCGCCGCGCCCACCGACATGTCGAACGCGTCGGAAGAGCAGGCGCGCGCCAACTTCCAGTCCGATCAGGGCATGTTCATGGTCAACTGGCCGTACGTGCTGGCCGCCGCGCGCAGCGCCGCCGAGGAGGGCACGCTGCCGCAGGAGGTCGTCGACGACATCGGTTGGGCCCGCTACCCCAGGGTGTCCCCGGATATGCCGAGCGCGCCGCCGCTGGGCGGTGCGAACCTCGGCATCGGCGCGTACACGGAGTATCCGGAGGAGGCCGTCGCGCTGGTCGAGTGCATCAACGCCGAACCGAAGGCCACTCAGTACATGCTCGACGAGAGTGAGCCGTCACCGTATGCGGCGTCCTACGACAACCCCGAGATCCGGGAGACCTACGAGAACGCCGACCTGATCCGGGAGTCGATCGGCGACGGCGGCCCCCGTCCACCCACGCCGTTCTACACCGACATCTCGGGCGCGATCCAGCAGACGTGGCATCCGCCCGCGTCGGTGACTTCCGAAACTCCGGAAAGGACAGACCAATTCATGGCTGACGTGCTGGCGGGGAGGCGACTGCTGTGA
- a CDS encoding carbohydrate ABC transporter permease, whose product MTAPADAPIQKDPGKPSVSERAKGERRLGLYLTLPSYVVMLLVTAYPLGYALVLSLYNFRLTDPEGRSFVGLGNYLVILTDPIWWNDFVTTLAITVVTVAIELVLGFWFAFVMLRIVRGRGPLRTAILIPYGIVTVVSAFIWRYAFAIDSGFVNQWLNLTDFDWFGDRWSAIFVICLSEIWKTTPFISLLLLAGLVQVPEDMQEAAKVDGATAWQRLWKITLPNMKAAIMVALLFRTLDAWRIFDNPYVMTAGANNTETISFLAYRQNVTLVNLGMGSAVSVLLFLSVVAIAWIFIKVFKTDLSQVRGDQ is encoded by the coding sequence GTGACCGCACCGGCAGACGCCCCCATCCAGAAGGACCCGGGTAAACCCTCGGTCAGCGAGCGCGCCAAAGGCGAACGCCGGCTCGGGCTCTACCTGACCCTGCCCTCGTATGTGGTGATGCTGCTCGTCACCGCCTACCCGCTCGGCTACGCGCTGGTGTTGTCGCTGTACAACTTCCGGCTCACCGACCCCGAGGGCCGCAGTTTCGTCGGCCTGGGCAACTACCTCGTCATCCTGACCGACCCGATCTGGTGGAACGACTTCGTCACCACGTTGGCGATCACCGTGGTGACGGTGGCCATCGAACTGGTACTCGGGTTCTGGTTCGCGTTCGTGATGCTGCGCATCGTGCGGGGCCGGGGCCCGTTGCGCACGGCGATCCTGATCCCGTACGGCATCGTCACGGTGGTCTCGGCGTTCATCTGGCGCTACGCGTTCGCCATCGACTCCGGCTTCGTCAACCAGTGGCTCAACCTGACCGACTTCGACTGGTTCGGAGACCGCTGGTCGGCCATCTTCGTGATCTGCCTGTCCGAGATCTGGAAGACCACCCCCTTCATCTCGCTGCTGCTGCTCGCAGGCCTGGTCCAGGTCCCCGAGGACATGCAGGAGGCCGCGAAGGTCGACGGCGCCACGGCGTGGCAGCGGTTGTGGAAGATCACGCTGCCGAACATGAAGGCGGCGATCATGGTCGCTCTGCTGTTCCGCACGCTGGACGCGTGGCGCATCTTCGACAATCCGTACGTGATGACGGCCGGCGCCAACAACACCGAGACCATCTCGTTCCTGGCCTACCGGCAGAACGTGACACTGGTCAATCTCGGTATGGGATCGGCGGTCTCGGTACTGCTGTTCCTGTCGGTCGTCGCGATCGCGTGGATATTCATCAAGGTCTTCAAGACCGACCTCTCGCAAGTCAGGGGTGACCAGTGA
- a CDS encoding ABC transporter ATP-binding protein — MAAITMRNIVKKYGDGYPAVNDVSLDIADGEFVILVGPSGCGKSTLLRMIVGLEDITSGDMMIGDKRVNDMAPRDRNLAMVFQNYALYPHLTVFENIAFPLRLAGKLSDDEIRQRVNDAATTLELGEHLDRKPANLSGGQRQRVAMGRAIVREADAFLFDEPLSNLDAKLRGQMRTEILRLQRKLGVTTVYVTHDQTEAMTLGDRVAVLKKGVLQQVASPRELYDQPVNLFVAGFIGSPPMNFVPARVTGNEIELPFATVPLRDEWRGSVEEGKVYIAGIRPGAFEDAEFVDRDKASRGVTFDVEIDVTEWLGNEQYAFVPFEATTEISGQLAELANELDSEQLRTQICVELDPLSRVRSGDKATLWLDSERLHLFDPHSGDNLTRVSHERPREQNPPESRGRHAATAG, encoded by the coding sequence ATGGCAGCAATCACGATGCGCAATATCGTCAAGAAATACGGTGACGGCTATCCGGCCGTCAACGATGTGAGCCTCGACATCGCCGACGGTGAGTTCGTGATCCTCGTCGGTCCGTCGGGCTGCGGCAAGTCGACCCTGCTGCGGATGATCGTGGGGCTCGAGGACATCACGTCCGGGGACATGATGATCGGCGACAAGCGGGTCAACGACATGGCTCCGCGCGACCGCAACCTGGCCATGGTGTTCCAGAACTACGCGCTCTACCCGCACCTGACGGTGTTCGAGAACATCGCGTTCCCACTTCGGTTGGCGGGCAAGCTGTCCGACGACGAGATCCGGCAGCGGGTCAACGACGCGGCCACGACGCTCGAGCTCGGCGAGCATCTCGACCGCAAGCCGGCCAACCTGTCGGGCGGTCAGCGTCAGCGGGTCGCGATGGGTCGCGCGATCGTGCGCGAGGCCGACGCGTTCCTGTTCGACGAACCGCTGAGCAACCTCGATGCCAAGCTGCGCGGCCAGATGCGCACCGAGATCCTGCGCCTGCAACGCAAACTGGGTGTCACGACCGTGTACGTGACGCACGACCAGACCGAGGCGATGACGCTGGGCGATCGCGTCGCGGTGCTCAAAAAGGGTGTGCTGCAGCAGGTCGCCAGCCCGCGCGAACTCTACGACCAGCCCGTCAACCTGTTCGTCGCCGGCTTCATCGGCTCGCCGCCGATGAACTTCGTCCCGGCGCGGGTGACGGGCAACGAGATCGAGTTGCCGTTCGCGACCGTCCCGCTGCGTGACGAGTGGCGCGGCTCGGTGGAGGAAGGGAAGGTCTATATCGCCGGGATCCGGCCGGGTGCCTTCGAGGACGCCGAGTTCGTCGACCGGGACAAGGCTTCGCGTGGGGTCACTTTCGACGTCGAGATCGATGTCACCGAATGGCTGGGCAACGAGCAGTACGCCTTCGTGCCGTTCGAGGCGACGACGGAGATCTCGGGCCAGTTGGCCGAGCTGGCAAATGAACTCGACAGTGAGCAGCTCCGCACGCAGATCTGTGTGGAGCTCGACCCGCTGAGCCGGGTGCGTTCCGGAGACAAGGCCACCCTGTGGCTGGACTCGGAGCGGCTGCACCTGTTCGACCCGCACTCGGGTGACAACCTGACCCGGGTCTCCCACGAGCGCCCGCGCGAGCAGAATCCACCCGAATCCCGGGGCCGGCACGCGGCGACCGCGGGCTGA